One Granulicella sp. 5B5 DNA window includes the following coding sequences:
- the rnc gene encoding ribonuclease III: protein MNIGPAKPVRTTKAAARKRAAKPDATRTTQSKVAVKSRERLPAVDLMELEGRLEYEFVRPELLELAVTHRSHTYEARHGVPAVILPAHPEQRDQRNAPGTDNEQLEFLGDAVIGLVITDALFREFPQCSEGDLTRLRSNLVSRKRMAEMGQALGLDVTLRLGKSAEQNGGRSKPALVANAAEAVLAAVYLDARAAGRDGLAAIQRLAERYLVQPELPAMRAAVEAEAGRALRDHKTLLQERVQASNAGRLRYVDVAESGPPHLKRFTVEAQLEHEGEARVLAQGEGGSKKEAQQRAAELALAVWAVQESETASEVRM, encoded by the coding sequence ATGAATATTGGGCCAGCGAAACCGGTTCGTACGACGAAGGCTGCCGCGCGGAAGCGGGCGGCGAAGCCCGATGCTACGCGTACGACGCAGAGCAAGGTGGCGGTGAAGAGCCGCGAACGCCTGCCCGCTGTGGACCTGATGGAGCTGGAGGGCCGGCTGGAGTATGAGTTCGTGCGGCCGGAGCTGCTGGAGCTGGCGGTGACGCACCGGTCGCACACGTATGAGGCGCGGCATGGGGTCCCGGCGGTGATATTGCCTGCGCACCCGGAGCAGCGCGACCAGCGGAACGCGCCGGGCACGGACAACGAGCAGCTTGAGTTCCTGGGCGATGCGGTGATCGGGCTGGTGATCACGGATGCGCTGTTCCGGGAGTTTCCCCAGTGCAGCGAGGGCGACCTGACGCGGTTGCGGTCCAATCTGGTGAGCCGGAAGCGCATGGCGGAGATGGGGCAGGCACTGGGGCTGGATGTAACCCTGCGGCTGGGCAAGAGCGCGGAGCAGAACGGTGGCCGCAGCAAGCCTGCTCTGGTGGCCAATGCAGCAGAGGCTGTGCTCGCGGCGGTGTATCTGGATGCGCGTGCGGCCGGGCGCGATGGGCTGGCGGCGATCCAGCGGCTGGCGGAGCGGTACCTGGTGCAGCCGGAGCTGCCGGCGATGCGCGCGGCGGTGGAGGCCGAGGCGGGGCGGGCGCTGCGTGACCACAAGACGCTGCTGCAGGAGCGCGTGCAGGCGAGCAATGCGGGGCGTCTGCGGTATGTGGATGTGGCCGAGAGCGGTCCGCCGCACTTGAAGCGGTTTACCGTGGAGGCGCAGCTGGAGCATGAGGGTGAGGCGCGCGTGCTGGCACAAGGTGAGGGCGGCAGCAAGAAAGAGGCGCAGCAGCGTGCGGCAGAGCTAGCCCTGGCCGTATGGGCCGTGCAGGAGAGTGAGACAGCCAGCGAGGTGAGGATGTGA
- the lepB gene encoding signal peptidase I — MSEPLQTELMAAVLPQSEVVSAAVAQPRVRRVKVDRVYSHDGVFTVFRNLLETMVVAIFIVTFAVQPSRIPSESMVPTLKVGDFLLVDKQVFAPSGFLDRLMLPPGKIRRGDMIVFHYPVDPDVTLVKRVVGVPGDRLHLHHGKVYIDDVQMYEPYAIYTKSRANNYRDEFPSQREFPDDNVQTNWWLALRKTPPGGDLVVPPGEYFVLGDNRNDSEDSRYWGFVPQDAVIGRPLLVYFTEQAEDAAGAMNHVRAEWHSFHVPR, encoded by the coding sequence GTGAGCGAGCCGCTGCAGACCGAGCTGATGGCCGCGGTGCTGCCGCAGTCTGAGGTGGTGTCCGCGGCGGTAGCACAGCCGAGGGTGCGGCGGGTGAAAGTGGACCGCGTGTACTCGCACGATGGGGTGTTTACGGTCTTCCGCAACCTGCTGGAGACGATGGTGGTGGCGATCTTTATCGTGACGTTCGCGGTGCAGCCTTCGCGGATACCGAGCGAGAGCATGGTGCCGACGCTGAAGGTAGGCGACTTTCTGCTGGTGGACAAGCAGGTGTTTGCGCCGTCGGGATTTCTGGACCGGCTGATGCTGCCGCCGGGGAAGATCCGTCGCGGCGACATGATCGTGTTCCACTATCCTGTCGATCCGGATGTGACGCTGGTGAAGCGCGTGGTCGGGGTTCCGGGAGACCGGCTACACCTGCACCACGGCAAGGTGTACATCGACGATGTGCAGATGTATGAGCCGTATGCGATCTATACGAAGTCGCGGGCGAACAACTATCGCGATGAGTTTCCTTCGCAGCGGGAGTTTCCGGACGACAACGTGCAGACGAACTGGTGGCTGGCACTGCGGAAGACCCCTCCCGGGGGGGACCTGGTGGTGCCTCCGGGAGAGTACTTTGTGCTGGGCGACAACCGGAACGATAGCGAGGACAGCCGCTACTGGGGGTTCGTGCCGCAGGATGCGGTGATCGGCCGGCCGCTGCTGGTGTACTTTACCGAGCAGGCCGAGGATGCGGCGGGCGCGATGAACCATGTGCGCGCCGAGTGGCACTCGTTCCATGTGCCGCGATAG
- a CDS encoding TetR/AcrR family transcriptional regulator — translation MATQTTRDHLIDVGVTLMHRNGYHATGLNEILASAQVPKGSFYHYFGSKEDFAVAVLERYAARVGEHCETVLSDTNLPPLKRLRRYFAELIKIYGQKGDIPGCMVGKFSLEAADHSTILRKHLSGSFNHWQHGLSAVLRQARDQKELPPDADPDSLAGFLINSWQGALLRSLAEKSDDPLKTFLHYTFDSLLSHKSN, via the coding sequence ATGGCGACACAAACCACGCGCGACCACCTCATCGACGTCGGCGTCACGCTCATGCACCGGAATGGCTACCACGCCACCGGCCTCAACGAAATCCTCGCCTCCGCCCAGGTTCCCAAGGGCTCTTTCTATCACTACTTCGGCAGCAAGGAGGACTTCGCCGTCGCGGTCCTCGAGCGCTACGCCGCCCGCGTAGGCGAGCACTGCGAGACCGTGCTGAGCGATACCAACCTGCCGCCTCTCAAACGGCTAAGACGCTACTTCGCCGAGCTCATCAAGATCTACGGCCAGAAGGGCGATATCCCAGGCTGCATGGTTGGCAAGTTCAGCCTCGAAGCCGCCGATCACAGCACTATTCTCCGTAAGCACCTCAGCGGTTCCTTCAACCACTGGCAGCATGGCTTGTCCGCAGTGCTCCGTCAGGCGCGCGATCAGAAAGAGCTACCACCCGACGCCGACCCCGATTCGCTTGCAGGCTTCCTCATTAACAGTTGGCAAGGCGCTCTCCTGCGCTCACTGGCGGAAAAGAGCGACGACCCGCTGAAGACTTTCCTGCACTACACATTCGACAGCCTGCTCAGCCACAAATCAAACTGA
- a CDS encoding SDR family oxidoreductase encodes MSLSSKGTALVTGASTGIGAVYADRLAKRGYDLILVARNQSKLNEVATQLASTGRHIETLQADLNTSAGVETVAARLRTDTSITALINNAGVAATSKLLDSNINDLESMIYLNITALTRLALAAAPAFVARGNGLIINIASIVALAPELLNGTYSGTKAYVVNFSQALRNEVADKGVTVQAVLPGATATPLWAKAGLPVHNLPAEIVMSAEDMVDASLAGLDQGEAITIPSLPEIADWEKFEAARKALGPNLSRREPAARYGITA; translated from the coding sequence ATGTCCCTCTCATCCAAAGGCACCGCACTCGTCACTGGAGCATCCACCGGCATCGGCGCCGTCTACGCCGACCGCCTTGCCAAACGCGGCTACGACCTCATCCTCGTCGCCCGCAACCAGTCCAAGCTCAACGAAGTCGCCACCCAGCTCGCCTCCACCGGCCGCCACATCGAAACCCTGCAAGCCGACCTCAACACCTCCGCAGGCGTAGAGACAGTAGCCGCCCGCCTGCGCACCGACACCTCCATCACCGCGCTCATCAACAACGCCGGCGTCGCTGCCACCAGCAAGCTGCTTGACTCGAACATCAACGACCTCGAGTCCATGATCTACCTCAACATCACCGCGCTCACGCGCCTCGCACTCGCGGCAGCACCCGCCTTCGTCGCTCGTGGCAACGGCCTCATCATCAACATCGCCTCCATCGTCGCCCTCGCGCCGGAGCTCCTCAATGGCACCTACAGCGGCACCAAGGCCTACGTCGTCAACTTCTCCCAGGCGCTTCGCAATGAGGTCGCGGACAAGGGTGTCACCGTCCAGGCTGTTCTCCCCGGTGCCACCGCCACACCGCTCTGGGCGAAAGCTGGCCTGCCCGTCCACAACCTTCCCGCGGAGATCGTGATGAGCGCGGAAGACATGGTCGACGCCTCCCTCGCCGGCCTCGATCAGGGCGAAGCCATCACCATCCCCTCGCTGCCCGAGATCGCCGACTGGGAGAAGTTTGAAGCCGCCCGCAAGGCGCTCGGCCCGAACCTCTCCCGCCGCGAGCCCGCCGCCCGCTACGGCATTACCGCATAA
- a CDS encoding sodium:solute symporter, which produces MTVHWTALAIFGVFFLLVTFAGFWAARWRRPVDGMHSLDEWGLGGRSFGTWITWFLMGGDLYTAYTVVAVPGLLYGSGAFGMFALPYAVIAYPYMMVVMPRLWRVCQRKGYVTLADFVRGRYGNRWLALAIAVTGILALMPYIALQLVGMKVVFEAMGLHGEMPLIIAFVILATYTYSSGLRAPAVIAVVKDLMLYIMVFAAIIYLPIKLGGYAHIFAVASAALATHKPAGSIALRPQQYLGYSTLAIGSAIALMLYPHTATAVLSAKNANVVRRNAALLPAYSLLLGMIALLGYIALAAGVQTKDTSAAVPLLFLKMFPESFAGFCLAAIAVGALVPAAIMSIAAANLFTRNVLGGFVRTPLTHKQESTVAKLVSLAVKFGALYFVLALPVTYAIQLQLLGGVWMTQLFPAVVIGAFTRWLNPWALLCGWVAGMYCGTWMAWSLGLKSSVYPLHLFGSTYAMYAAVPALLLNLAVSGALTLALRAAKAGEGSDATVVEDYA; this is translated from the coding sequence ATGACAGTGCACTGGACAGCTCTCGCCATCTTCGGCGTCTTCTTTCTCTTAGTGACTTTTGCGGGGTTCTGGGCGGCGCGGTGGCGGCGTCCGGTGGACGGGATGCACTCGCTCGATGAGTGGGGGCTGGGCGGGCGCAGCTTTGGGACGTGGATTACGTGGTTCCTGATGGGCGGGGACCTGTATACGGCGTACACGGTGGTGGCGGTGCCGGGGCTGCTGTATGGGTCGGGTGCGTTCGGGATGTTTGCGCTGCCGTATGCGGTGATCGCGTATCCGTACATGATGGTGGTGATGCCACGGCTGTGGCGGGTGTGCCAGCGCAAGGGCTATGTGACGCTGGCGGACTTTGTGCGCGGGCGCTATGGGAACCGGTGGCTGGCTCTGGCGATTGCGGTGACGGGCATCCTGGCGCTGATGCCGTATATTGCGCTGCAGTTGGTGGGGATGAAGGTGGTGTTTGAGGCGATGGGGCTGCATGGCGAGATGCCGCTGATCATCGCGTTTGTGATTTTGGCGACGTACACGTATTCGAGCGGGCTGCGGGCGCCGGCGGTGATCGCGGTGGTGAAGGACTTGATGCTGTACATCATGGTGTTTGCCGCGATTATTTATCTGCCGATCAAGCTGGGCGGGTATGCGCACATCTTTGCGGTGGCGAGCGCGGCGCTGGCGACGCATAAACCGGCGGGGTCGATTGCGCTGCGGCCGCAGCAGTACCTGGGGTACTCGACTTTGGCGATTGGGAGCGCGATTGCGCTGATGCTGTATCCGCATACGGCGACAGCGGTGCTGAGTGCGAAGAATGCGAATGTGGTGCGGCGCAATGCGGCGCTGCTGCCGGCGTATAGCCTGCTGCTGGGGATGATCGCGCTGCTGGGGTACATTGCGCTGGCGGCGGGCGTGCAGACGAAGGATACGAGCGCTGCGGTGCCGCTGCTGTTTTTGAAGATGTTTCCGGAGAGCTTTGCGGGGTTCTGCCTGGCGGCGATTGCGGTGGGCGCGCTGGTGCCGGCGGCGATCATGTCGATTGCGGCGGCGAACCTGTTTACGCGGAACGTGCTGGGTGGGTTTGTGCGGACTCCGCTGACGCATAAGCAGGAGTCGACGGTGGCGAAGCTGGTGAGTCTGGCGGTGAAGTTCGGTGCGCTGTACTTTGTGCTGGCGCTGCCGGTGACGTATGCGATCCAACTGCAGCTGCTGGGTGGGGTGTGGATGACGCAGCTGTTTCCGGCGGTGGTGATTGGCGCGTTTACGCGGTGGCTGAATCCGTGGGCGCTGCTGTGCGGATGGGTGGCGGGGATGTACTGCGGGACGTGGATGGCGTGGTCGCTGGGGCTGAAGAGCTCGGTGTACCCGCTGCACCTGTTTGGCAGCACGTATGCCATGTATGCAGCGGTGCCCGCGCTGCTGTTGAATCTTGCGGTTAGCGGGGCGCTGACGCTGGCGCTGCGCGCGGCGAAGGCCGGCGAGGGCAGCGATGCGACGGTGGTGGAGGACTACGCGTAG
- a CDS encoding BrnA antitoxin family protein, producing the protein MSESSTIVRRSLSEVNEIRRRGEDPIDPNAPEAESLGAEFWKNAKVVVPAGKTSVHLRLDSDVVEWFREHGKGHLTRMNAVLRAYVDAHRRSV; encoded by the coding sequence ATGAGCGAGAGTTCTACTATCGTGCGACGTTCGTTGAGTGAGGTCAATGAGATCCGCCGTAGAGGGGAGGACCCCATTGACCCAAATGCACCAGAGGCGGAGTCGCTGGGAGCGGAATTCTGGAAGAACGCGAAGGTGGTGGTGCCAGCGGGGAAGACGTCGGTGCATCTGCGGCTGGATAGCGATGTGGTGGAGTGGTTTCGGGAGCATGGCAAGGGGCACTTGACGCGAATGAATGCGGTGCTGCGCGCGTATGTGGATGCACATAGGCGCTCGGTGTAG
- the ribH gene encoding 6,7-dimethyl-8-ribityllumazine synthase: MIKGLTAVAQVATEEAWSQLNELFGALGFENGKGWDDGTGKGAAYLAPLGNLELITGRAPAVPTLLVEVTQLEAVHTAVKAWVAKYPASQVGEVAATHWNSRLFVLKLAGDVELGFWESENPLHGKPVAIEGDLSAAGKKFAIVVARWNAVITDRLLQGSLDALMRSGCKREDIEIVRVPGAWEIPSAARTLAETKRFVGIITLGVLLRGETAHYEAIYNEVSRGIGQSQQETGVPHAFGVLTCETLEQALDRAGLKAGNKGFEAGIAAIEMASIQEKIAGVSK; encoded by the coding sequence ATGATTAAGGGACTGACAGCAGTGGCGCAGGTCGCCACGGAAGAGGCATGGTCGCAGCTGAATGAGTTGTTCGGCGCGCTAGGGTTTGAGAATGGCAAGGGCTGGGACGATGGTACTGGCAAGGGTGCGGCATATCTTGCGCCGTTGGGGAACCTGGAGCTCATTACAGGGCGCGCGCCCGCAGTGCCGACGCTGCTGGTTGAGGTGACACAGCTAGAGGCTGTGCATACGGCGGTGAAGGCGTGGGTGGCGAAGTATCCGGCTAGCCAAGTGGGTGAGGTCGCGGCGACGCACTGGAACTCGCGGCTGTTTGTGCTGAAGCTTGCGGGGGATGTTGAACTGGGGTTCTGGGAGTCGGAGAATCCGCTGCATGGCAAGCCGGTGGCGATTGAGGGTGACCTCTCGGCTGCGGGGAAGAAGTTTGCGATTGTGGTGGCGCGGTGGAATGCGGTGATCACTGATCGGCTGCTACAGGGGTCGCTGGATGCGCTGATGCGGTCGGGCTGCAAGCGCGAAGATATTGAGATTGTGCGCGTGCCGGGGGCGTGGGAGATTCCTTCTGCGGCGCGGACGCTGGCGGAGACGAAGCGGTTTGTGGGGATCATCACGCTGGGTGTGCTGCTGCGCGGCGAGACGGCGCACTATGAGGCGATCTACAACGAGGTGTCGCGCGGGATTGGGCAGAGCCAGCAGGAGACGGGTGTGCCTCATGCGTTCGGCGTGCTGACGTGCGAGACGCTGGAGCAGGCGCTGGACCGTGCCGGGCTGAAGGCCGGGAACAAGGGCTTTGAAGCTGGGATCGCGGCGATCGAGATGGCGTCGATCCAGGAGAAGATTGCCGGGGTGAGCAAGTAA
- the nusB gene encoding transcription antitermination factor NusB has product MGTRRKSRELAMQMLFQGDLGKQKPEEVEELFWESREDVDDETRGFATDIHRLATTREDEVDKLIEKHAQNWRLERMATVDRNLLRAATAEMLGFPKTPAAVVINETLEIARRYAAPESMNFLNGVLDAIGHDLLQQRLEKTGNRE; this is encoded by the coding sequence ATGGGGACGCGGCGTAAGTCTCGTGAACTGGCGATGCAGATGCTGTTTCAGGGGGACCTCGGGAAGCAGAAGCCCGAGGAGGTCGAGGAGCTGTTCTGGGAGTCGCGTGAAGATGTGGACGATGAGACGCGGGGGTTCGCGACGGACATTCATCGGCTGGCGACCACGCGCGAGGATGAGGTGGACAAGCTGATCGAGAAGCATGCGCAGAACTGGCGGCTGGAGCGCATGGCGACGGTCGATCGCAACCTGTTGCGCGCGGCGACGGCGGAGATGCTGGGGTTTCCGAAGACGCCGGCGGCGGTGGTGATCAATGAGACGCTGGAGATTGCGCGCCGCTATGCCGCTCCAGAGAGCATGAACTTTCTGAATGGCGTGCTGGATGCGATTGGGCATGATCTGTTGCAGCAGAGGCTGGAAAAGACAGGGAATCGGGAATAG
- a CDS encoding S9 family peptidase, translating into MNLFHRAHLLPIAAAACSLSLLALPASLSAQRAERAVTPSGVAISPDGAFVTYIVGRRGGGALHLVSVIDPARTSEQDKLLTPPGPAGCTTEDPIWSPDSQTLAILSTCATDAKKGQEEVLLWSRATGQFKQLTHLIGELHEMAYSPDGKSIAFLFVENATRSAGALDAMPPWDGVIGEDHVEIQRIYKVDAATGNGDWVTPEKLHVYEFGWSPDSAKIAYTAANPPGENTWWIAKLYSEPVASGSAPTVVFDPNTTTTAMHGLQLAVPRYSPDGSKIAFIGGLMSDQGSTGGDVWVVDSKGGEPTDVTPNIDGTPCFEAWLNNGTIGIVEDRRGSTLLPDVNIAKREIVPNSTLDLGQTTISGGAIKDSVTVSFTARLIAYAKSGINAAPEVWVGRTGYEKQLTHLNVGLKPAARTESVEWENEGFHVQGWLTFPANYNPAKKYPLIVTVHGGPSSSVGSRFGGGNWAEHGYFEFQPNPRGSFGQGEKFVQANRKDFGYGDLRDILKGLDMLEAKYPIDKHREGLTGWSYGGFMSMFAETQTDRFATIIAGAGISNWQSYYGENSIDQWMVPFFGASVYDDPAVYAKSSAITYIHKSKTPMLIIVGDRDGECPAPQSFEMWHALKAMGVKTQLVIYPDEGHGFRNPAHIADRMAREVKWFAEYMPAK; encoded by the coding sequence ATGAACCTTTTCCACCGCGCCCACCTGCTGCCTATCGCAGCCGCCGCCTGCTCTCTATCGCTCCTCGCGCTCCCGGCATCGCTCTCTGCCCAGCGGGCCGAGCGCGCCGTCACGCCGTCCGGCGTCGCCATCTCCCCCGACGGCGCGTTCGTAACCTACATCGTCGGCCGCCGCGGTGGCGGCGCACTGCATCTGGTCTCCGTCATCGACCCTGCCCGCACTTCGGAGCAGGACAAGCTCCTCACACCCCCCGGCCCGGCCGGCTGCACCACCGAAGATCCCATCTGGTCGCCCGACAGCCAGACCCTCGCCATCCTCTCCACCTGTGCCACCGATGCCAAAAAGGGCCAGGAAGAAGTCCTCCTCTGGTCCCGCGCCACCGGCCAGTTCAAGCAGCTCACCCACCTCATCGGTGAGCTCCACGAGATGGCATACTCGCCCGACGGCAAATCCATCGCCTTCCTCTTCGTCGAGAACGCCACCCGCTCCGCTGGCGCCCTCGACGCCATGCCTCCCTGGGACGGCGTCATCGGCGAAGACCACGTCGAAATCCAGCGCATCTACAAGGTGGATGCCGCCACCGGCAACGGTGACTGGGTCACCCCGGAGAAACTCCACGTCTACGAATTTGGCTGGAGCCCCGACTCCGCGAAGATCGCCTACACCGCCGCCAACCCTCCCGGCGAAAACACCTGGTGGATCGCGAAGCTCTACAGTGAGCCGGTAGCCTCAGGCTCTGCGCCCACCGTCGTCTTCGACCCCAACACCACCACCACTGCGATGCACGGTCTGCAACTCGCCGTCCCGCGCTACTCCCCCGACGGCAGCAAGATCGCCTTCATCGGTGGCCTGATGTCCGACCAGGGTTCCACCGGCGGTGACGTCTGGGTCGTCGACAGCAAAGGCGGCGAGCCCACCGACGTCACCCCCAACATCGACGGCACCCCCTGCTTCGAAGCCTGGCTCAACAACGGCACCATCGGCATCGTCGAGGACCGCCGCGGCAGCACGCTCCTGCCCGATGTCAACATCGCAAAACGCGAGATCGTCCCGAACTCCACGCTCGATCTCGGCCAGACCACCATCTCCGGCGGGGCCATCAAGGACTCCGTCACGGTCTCCTTTACCGCCCGCCTCATCGCCTACGCCAAGTCGGGCATTAATGCCGCACCCGAGGTATGGGTGGGCCGCACTGGCTATGAGAAGCAGCTCACGCACCTTAACGTAGGCCTCAAACCCGCCGCCCGCACCGAGTCCGTTGAGTGGGAGAACGAAGGTTTCCACGTCCAGGGCTGGCTCACCTTCCCGGCCAACTACAACCCCGCGAAGAAGTATCCCCTCATCGTCACCGTCCACGGCGGCCCATCCTCCTCGGTCGGCTCACGCTTCGGTGGCGGCAACTGGGCCGAGCACGGCTACTTCGAGTTCCAGCCCAACCCCCGCGGCAGCTTCGGCCAGGGCGAAAAGTTCGTCCAGGCCAACCGCAAGGACTTCGGTTACGGCGACCTCCGCGACATCCTCAAGGGCCTCGACATGCTCGAAGCCAAGTACCCCATCGACAAGCACCGCGAAGGCCTCACCGGCTGGAGCTACGGTGGCTTCATGAGCATGTTCGCCGAGACCCAGACCGACCGCTTCGCCACCATCATCGCCGGCGCCGGCATCTCCAACTGGCAGAGCTACTACGGCGAGAACTCCATCGACCAGTGGATGGTCCCCTTCTTCGGCGCCAGCGTCTACGACGACCCGGCGGTCTACGCGAAGTCCTCGGCCATCACCTACATCCACAAGTCCAAAACCCCGATGCTCATCATCGTCGGCGACCGCGACGGCGAGTGCCCCGCCCCGCAGTCCTTCGAGATGTGGCACGCCCTCAAAGCGATGGGTGTCAAAACCCAGCTCGTCATCTACCCCGACGAAGGCCACGGCTTCCGCAACCCCGCCCACATCGCCGACCGCATGGCCCGCGAGGTCAAATGGTTCGCCGAGTACATGCCAGCGAAGTAG
- a CDS encoding GNAT family N-acetyltransferase, translating into MPETLDPFADAPRSALLTEHRHLSQSLGLASKYPADIAPFAAVATNTPEALANLHDLLAPGEHTWLFHDAPPTIPGLTHDNTITCLQMLYPGDLPLPEAPSDATILPLNSSHAAEMVSLTNIAFPGFFRLRTHVMGHYFGIRDTAGQLIAMCGERLICSTPNPAPNAPNPIWREISGLCTHPAHRGHGYAAQLLRKLIHIQRTLDATSVLHVASNNANAIALYHRLGFIDLREVILHRVVRTD; encoded by the coding sequence ATGCCCGAGACGCTCGACCCCTTCGCCGACGCCCCCCGCAGCGCCCTCTTGACCGAGCACCGCCACCTCTCCCAATCTCTCGGCCTGGCCTCCAAATACCCCGCCGACATCGCTCCCTTCGCCGCCGTCGCCACCAACACCCCCGAAGCCCTCGCCAACCTCCACGACCTCCTCGCCCCCGGCGAGCACACCTGGCTCTTCCACGACGCCCCACCCACCATCCCCGGCCTCACCCACGACAACACCATCACCTGCCTTCAGATGCTCTACCCCGGCGACCTCCCTTTACCCGAAGCCCCCAGCGACGCCACCATCCTCCCGCTCAACAGCTCCCACGCAGCCGAGATGGTCTCCCTCACCAACATCGCCTTCCCCGGCTTCTTCCGCCTCCGCACCCACGTCATGGGCCACTACTTCGGCATCCGCGACACCGCCGGCCAACTCATCGCCATGTGCGGCGAGCGCCTCATCTGCTCCACGCCCAACCCCGCCCCCAACGCGCCCAACCCTATCTGGCGCGAGATCAGCGGCCTCTGCACCCACCCAGCCCACCGAGGCCACGGCTACGCCGCCCAGCTCCTCCGCAAGCTCATCCACATACAGCGCACGCTCGACGCCACGAGCGTCCTCCACGTCGCCTCCAACAACGCCAACGCCATCGCCCTCTACCACCGCCTCGGCTTCATCGACCTCCGCGAGGTCATCCTCCATCGCGTCGTGCGCACAGACTAA
- the rpsL gene encoding 30S ribosomal protein S12, which produces MPTFHQLVKQGRTPTRYKTASPALQGSPQRRGVCTRVYTQTPKKPNSALRKVARVRLTNGIEVTTYIPGIGHNLQEHSIVLIRGGRVKDLPGVRYHVVRGTLDSVGVANRKQSRSKYGAKRPKAAAK; this is translated from the coding sequence GTGCCTACATTTCATCAGCTCGTGAAGCAGGGCCGGACGCCGACCCGTTATAAGACCGCCTCGCCTGCGCTGCAGGGTTCGCCCCAGCGTCGCGGCGTCTGCACGCGTGTGTACACGCAGACCCCCAAGAAGCCGAACTCGGCGCTGCGTAAGGTTGCGCGTGTTCGCCTGACCAATGGCATCGAGGTCACGACGTACATTCCGGGCATCGGCCACAACTTGCAGGAGCACTCGATTGTGCTGATCCGCGGCGGCCGTGTGAAGGATCTCCCGGGTGTTCGTTACCACGTTGTTCGCGGCACGCTGGATTCGGTTGGCGTTGCGAACCGCAAGCAGAGCCGCTCGAAGTACGGCGCGAAGAGGCCGAAGGCTGCCGCCAAGTAG
- the rpsG gene encoding 30S ribosomal protein S7 — translation MPRKGFVAKREVAADPIYGSTLVTKFVNSMMWGGKKSTAQGIFYAAMTNLEAKGGDEALKLFKKAVENVKPMLEVKSRRVGGANYQVPIEVNPERRTSLAIRWLVSYGRSRGEKGMVEKLTAELLDAANGRGAAMKKKEDVHRMAEANKAFAHYRW, via the coding sequence ATGCCGCGTAAAGGTTTTGTAGCAAAGCGTGAGGTTGCAGCCGATCCGATCTACGGTTCGACGCTGGTGACCAAGTTTGTGAACAGCATGATGTGGGGCGGCAAGAAGTCGACTGCTCAGGGCATCTTCTATGCCGCGATGACCAACCTGGAAGCCAAGGGTGGGGATGAGGCGCTGAAGCTGTTCAAGAAGGCTGTCGAGAATGTGAAGCCCATGCTGGAAGTGAAGAGCCGCCGCGTCGGTGGTGCGAACTACCAGGTGCCGATCGAGGTGAACCCGGAGCGTCGCACGTCGCTGGCGATTCGGTGGCTGGTGAGCTATGGCCGCAGCCGTGGCGAGAAGGGCATGGTGGAGAAGTTGACCGCCGAGCTTCTCGACGCTGCCAATGGCCGCGGCGCCGCGATGAAGAAGAAGGAAGATGTGCATCGCATGGCGGAAGCGAACAAGGCGTTTGCTCACTACCGCTGGTAG